In the genome of Saprospira sp. CCB-QB6, one region contains:
- a CDS encoding asparagine--tRNA ligase translates to MQQYIKDFAQLVGHEVCVKGWVTKIRKSKTACFADFRDGSGFTQAVFALESLGEEQFELAKTLTLESSLAITGQLIRNEKSLGGYELQVSSFEIYHNAEGYPITKSDEEMGVKFLSDKRHLWLRSRRQWAIMRLRNQLIMSIHNFFQSEDFVQMDAPLLTGSACEGTTDLFETDFFGQPAYLSQSGQLYGEAMAMAMGKIYTFGPTFRAEKSNTPRHLSEFWMIEPEMAFYTNEDNMNLIERFIKSVIGEVLYRCKDELEVLGRDTSSLEKVVAETFPRVAYSDAVKILRGELEVNGKNAIKLQEEDLAQATARLAEIQAEIAEREEAIAAGMKKGARKFNEGKILALRGEAKELEEKQRHIPDWIESAKNFEDGEDFGNSDETVLTRVFSTPVMVYNWPAKIKSFYMKEVDGDPSLVKGVDLLAPDGYGEIVGGSERETSLDVLVRKIAEHNLDQDDFEWYLDLRRFGSVPHSGFGLGLERLVRWVCGLNHVRETLPFQRRYGQIKP, encoded by the coding sequence ATGCAACAATATATTAAGGATTTTGCACAGCTCGTAGGCCATGAGGTTTGTGTCAAAGGTTGGGTAACCAAAATCCGCAAAAGTAAAACGGCTTGCTTTGCCGACTTTAGAGATGGTTCTGGCTTTACCCAAGCCGTTTTTGCCCTAGAAAGCCTAGGCGAAGAACAATTTGAGTTGGCCAAAACGCTAACCCTAGAAAGTTCATTGGCCATTACAGGCCAGCTCATCCGAAATGAAAAGAGCTTGGGCGGTTATGAACTTCAAGTGAGCAGCTTCGAGATTTACCATAATGCAGAAGGCTATCCCATCACAAAATCTGATGAGGAGATGGGCGTAAAGTTTTTGAGCGATAAACGCCACCTTTGGCTCCGCAGCCGCCGCCAATGGGCCATTATGCGTTTGCGCAACCAGCTGATTATGAGCATTCACAATTTCTTCCAATCAGAGGATTTTGTGCAAATGGATGCCCCTTTGCTCACGGGCAGCGCCTGTGAAGGCACTACCGACCTTTTTGAGACCGACTTTTTTGGCCAACCCGCCTATTTGTCTCAATCGGGCCAGCTTTATGGAGAGGCCATGGCTATGGCTATGGGCAAGATTTACACCTTTGGTCCCACCTTCCGTGCAGAAAAATCAAATACGCCCCGCCACTTATCTGAGTTTTGGATGATTGAGCCCGAAATGGCCTTTTATACCAATGAGGATAATATGAACTTGATCGAGCGCTTTATCAAGTCAGTTATTGGCGAGGTCCTTTATCGTTGTAAAGATGAGCTAGAGGTATTGGGCCGAGATACCAGCAGCCTCGAAAAAGTAGTGGCCGAAACCTTCCCTAGAGTAGCTTATAGCGATGCCGTGAAAATTTTGCGTGGAGAGCTAGAGGTCAATGGCAAAAATGCCATCAAATTGCAGGAAGAAGATTTGGCCCAAGCCACGGCCCGCCTAGCTGAAATCCAAGCAGAGATTGCAGAAAGAGAGGAAGCTATTGCTGCAGGCATGAAAAAAGGCGCGCGCAAATTCAATGAAGGAAAAATTTTGGCCCTAAGAGGAGAGGCCAAAGAATTGGAAGAGAAGCAGCGTCATATTCCAGACTGGATCGAGTCAGCCAAAAACTTTGAAGATGGCGAAGACTTTGGTAACTCGGATGAAACCGTATTGACCAGAGTATTCTCTACGCCTGTGATGGTGTATAACTGGCCCGCCAAAATCAAATCTTTCTATATGAAAGAAGTAGATGGCGATCCTTCTTTGGTTAAGGGGGTAGACCTCTTGGCTCCTGATGGTTATGGCGAGATTGTGGGAGGTTCTGAGCGGGAAACCAGCCTAGACGTTTTGGTCCGCAAAATTGCTGAGCACAACTTAGATCAAGACGACTTTGAGTGGTATTTGGACCTTCGTCGTTTTGGTTCTGTGCCTCATTCTGGTTTTGGTTTGGGCCTAGAGCGTTTGGTTCGTTGGGTTTGTGGCCTCAACCACGTTAGAGAGACCTTGCCTTTCCAGCGTCGTTATGGACAAATTAAGCCTTAA
- a CDS encoding peptidylprolyl isomerase codes for MMYRLLFCCLLLSSSLFAQQQIDRVVALVGNEPILVSDIEAQYRLLLSRTKEAPPENARAVILDQLLTNAVVLAEAERDSFTVSAVEIEGQLDSRISEILRYMNNDPEQFKAYYGKTPDEVKNDMRESMRKQMVVQRMSSNIMQSVTVTPKEVQTFFNKIPQDSLPYFNSTVELAQIVINPKVNEQEDERARQEAERIRQEILNGADFAELAKQYSQDPGSGARGGDLGITNRGSFVPEFEAAAYQLDENEVSELVKSEYGYHIIQLLERLGNNIHTRHILIKAELTPADEERAKQQADSIRSLILLDSFTFDQAVQRFSEDEFSKTRNGAMMNPQTGEPYWELGDLNPEVYFAIEKLKKGEISEAIEYSTPFGEKEYSLIKIRNRTIPHVANLEDDYSRIQMAAKEEKKSRYIQEWVAKKIGDHYVEFKFQSLGSYANYFIKKNGQAKNPQLQRWMMEP; via the coding sequence ATGATGTATAGACTCCTTTTCTGTTGCCTGCTACTGAGTAGTAGCCTATTTGCTCAACAGCAAATTGACCGAGTAGTCGCCCTTGTAGGCAATGAACCCATTCTTGTTTCTGATATCGAAGCTCAATATCGCTTACTCCTATCTAGAACAAAAGAAGCCCCACCTGAAAATGCCCGAGCAGTCATCTTAGATCAGCTACTGACGAATGCAGTCGTCCTCGCAGAGGCAGAACGCGATAGCTTTACCGTCTCCGCCGTAGAAATTGAAGGCCAATTAGATTCTCGTATCTCAGAGATACTTCGATATATGAATAATGACCCTGAACAGTTTAAAGCTTATTATGGCAAAACTCCCGATGAGGTCAAAAATGATATGCGAGAAAGTATGCGTAAACAAATGGTTGTACAAAGAATGTCATCGAACATCATGCAATCTGTTACAGTGACCCCCAAAGAAGTCCAAACTTTCTTTAACAAAATTCCCCAAGATAGCTTACCCTACTTTAACTCTACCGTAGAGCTTGCCCAAATTGTAATCAACCCCAAAGTCAATGAGCAAGAAGATGAGAGAGCCCGCCAAGAAGCAGAACGCATCCGCCAAGAAATTCTCAATGGCGCCGACTTTGCCGAATTAGCCAAGCAATACTCACAAGACCCTGGCTCTGGCGCCCGAGGTGGAGATTTAGGTATCACTAACCGAGGTAGCTTTGTTCCAGAATTTGAAGCCGCAGCCTACCAACTCGATGAAAATGAAGTCTCTGAACTCGTTAAATCTGAATATGGCTACCATATTATCCAACTGCTCGAACGCTTAGGTAATAATATCCATACCCGCCATATTCTCATTAAAGCAGAACTCACCCCTGCCGATGAAGAACGAGCTAAACAACAAGCCGATAGCATCCGCTCCCTTATCTTACTCGATTCTTTTACTTTTGACCAAGCTGTTCAACGTTTTTCAGAAGATGAATTTAGTAAAACCCGAAACGGCGCTATGATGAATCCCCAAACTGGAGAACCTTACTGGGAGCTAGGAGACCTTAACCCCGAAGTCTATTTCGCTATCGAAAAACTTAAAAAAGGGGAAATCTCTGAAGCAATTGAGTACAGTACCCCCTTTGGAGAAAAAGAATACTCCCTCATTAAAATCCGAAATAGAACTATTCCCCATGTCGCAAATCTCGAAGATGATTATAGCCGCATCCAAATGGCCGCTAAAGAGGAAAAAAAATCTCGCTATATTCAAGAATGGGTAGCCAAAAAAATTGGCGACCATTATGTCGAGTTTAAATTCCAATCTCTAGGTAGCTATGCCAACTATTTCATCAAAAAAAATGGACAAGCTAAAAACCCCCAACTCCAACGTTGGATGATGGAACCCTAA
- the feoB gene encoding ferrous iron transporter B, with protein MDTVANKNLNIALLGPPNVGKTSLFNQLTGLQQKVGNFPGVTVEKKVGKIQLQNLEGQLTDLPGLYSLFAKSPDEEVVIKALEEESFDLLLLVLDASHLERSLLLAQQALAMGIPVLPLLNMLDQAEGQGFQFDTLELIPLLGQEPLRINARQGSGLDRIPNAIEQLLAQEPPLADADFRTLIQAANYEAQLADSQKRLDQIRPQLKKARKKAETKRNWSHFLDQWTSHPIAGYLIYLTVLFGIFQLIFSLADWPMGLIDEGTGALASLISNLLPAGPINELITEGIIPGIGGVVIFVPQIAILFFALSILEETGYISRVVFLMDKPMRFFGLSGQSVLPLLSGAACAIPAVMAARNIGSWRERMATIFVSPMISCAARLPVYVILIALVIPDGNSWGFGWKGLAMLGLYLLGVIGALLTGLALRFILPKKDQNPFVIDLPSYKWPRWQNVFLTAYQKSKSFVLEAGKVILALSILLWILGSYGPSEAMQAAEERAQQMSQNESELAQNMAAEKLSASYLGHLGHAIEPAIRPLGYDWKIGIGLLASFAAREVFVGTMGTIYSMGSEPEENSLIERMRAERFEDSQKAVYSLPTGISLLVFYVFAMQCMSTLAVVYKETRSWKWPLLQLLYMTGLAYLLAFLSYQLLS; from the coding sequence ATGGATACAGTAGCCAATAAGAACTTAAATATCGCCCTGCTCGGCCCCCCTAATGTGGGCAAAACTTCTCTCTTTAACCAACTAACTGGCCTCCAACAAAAGGTCGGCAACTTTCCTGGCGTTACCGTAGAGAAGAAAGTGGGCAAAATTCAACTCCAAAACCTAGAAGGCCAACTGACTGACCTTCCTGGTCTTTATAGCCTCTTCGCTAAATCACCCGATGAAGAAGTCGTGATCAAAGCATTGGAAGAAGAAAGCTTTGACCTCCTACTTCTTGTCCTTGATGCTAGCCATCTCGAAAGAAGCTTGCTCTTGGCCCAACAAGCACTAGCGATGGGCATTCCCGTTTTGCCTCTACTCAATATGCTCGACCAAGCAGAGGGACAAGGGTTTCAGTTTGATACTCTCGAACTTATTCCCCTCCTTGGCCAAGAACCTCTCCGTATCAATGCCCGCCAAGGATCTGGCCTTGACCGAATTCCCAATGCCATTGAACAACTACTCGCCCAAGAACCCCCTCTGGCCGATGCCGATTTCCGAACTTTGATCCAAGCCGCTAACTATGAAGCCCAATTGGCCGATAGCCAAAAACGACTCGACCAAATTCGCCCGCAACTTAAAAAGGCCCGAAAAAAAGCCGAGACCAAACGCAATTGGTCCCATTTCTTAGATCAATGGACCAGCCACCCCATCGCTGGCTATCTCATCTACCTTACGGTCCTCTTTGGCATTTTTCAACTGATTTTTAGCCTGGCCGATTGGCCTATGGGCCTGATCGATGAAGGTACAGGAGCCCTAGCTAGCCTTATTTCTAATCTCCTTCCCGCTGGCCCAATCAATGAACTGATTACAGAGGGGATTATCCCCGGCATCGGCGGAGTCGTGATTTTTGTCCCCCAAATTGCTATCCTCTTTTTTGCCCTCTCGATCCTCGAAGAAACGGGCTACATCTCTAGAGTGGTTTTCCTAATGGATAAACCCATGCGCTTTTTTGGCCTGAGCGGACAAAGTGTGCTCCCCCTCCTTTCTGGAGCCGCCTGCGCTATTCCTGCCGTAATGGCCGCCCGAAATATCGGTAGCTGGCGAGAACGCATGGCCACCATTTTTGTCAGCCCCATGATTAGCTGCGCCGCCCGCCTGCCCGTTTATGTTATCCTGATCGCTCTCGTGATTCCCGATGGCAATAGCTGGGGCTTTGGCTGGAAAGGTCTCGCCATGCTGGGCCTTTATCTCCTTGGCGTAATCGGCGCCCTGCTCACGGGCCTCGCCCTCCGCTTTATCCTGCCCAAAAAGGACCAAAACCCTTTTGTGATTGATCTTCCCAGCTATAAATGGCCCCGCTGGCAAAATGTCTTTCTCACCGCCTACCAAAAATCGAAATCTTTTGTCCTAGAAGCCGGTAAAGTGATTCTAGCCCTCTCGATTTTACTCTGGATTCTAGGTAGCTACGGCCCCAGCGAAGCGATGCAGGCCGCCGAAGAACGCGCCCAGCAAATGAGCCAAAATGAAAGCGAATTGGCCCAAAACATGGCCGCCGAAAAATTATCCGCTAGCTATCTCGGCCATCTCGGCCACGCCATCGAACCCGCTATCCGCCCACTCGGCTACGACTGGAAAATTGGCATCGGCTTGCTGGCCTCTTTTGCCGCCCGCGAGGTTTTTGTCGGCACAATGGGTACTATATATAGTATGGGCAGCGAACCCGAAGAAAATTCCCTGATCGAAAGGATGCGAGCCGAACGCTTTGAAGATAGCCAAAAAGCAGTTTACAGCCTGCCCACAGGCATTTCTCTACTGGTCTTCTACGTCTTTGCTATGCAATGTATGAGCACCCTAGCCGTGGTCTACAAAGAAACTCGCTCTTGGAAATGGCCGCTGCTACAACTGCTCTACATGACGGGCCTCGCCTATTTACTGGCCTTTTTAAGCTATCAATTACTTAGTTAA
- a CDS encoding DMT family transporter: MTKTDSRKAFIALALVSFFWGTTYLATRIGVKEAHGLFLSSVRQCTAGVSLIAFMWARGAMLPKGKALLHTIIIGLMLLGAGNALMTWALQYVESGFASVVSASGPIFIALFSHFMIRPLPWSPKLIGGMALGMLGILGVFSNYLDSFDQSPNFSLGLLIMFGATLFWSLGSVFAAKWKPDTSLLMGAGLQMFSGGLFTAIICSFFSWDQLVFGELSMQFWGSILYLVVFGSFIAYSAYIYVMEHLPPTQAALSAYINPIVAVIAGALVLGERLTWLTLIGMLLTILGVYLVNQCFKTANKKMTAAAEEVLELDKEVV; the protein is encoded by the coding sequence ATGACAAAAACCGATTCTCGCAAGGCCTTTATTGCTTTGGCTTTGGTGAGCTTTTTTTGGGGAACGACCTATTTGGCAACCCGTATAGGTGTAAAAGAGGCACACGGACTTTTTCTCTCTTCTGTTCGACAATGCACAGCTGGTGTTTCACTGATCGCTTTTATGTGGGCAAGAGGTGCAATGCTTCCTAAAGGAAAGGCATTACTACATACTATTATTATAGGGCTGATGCTTTTGGGGGCCGGAAATGCCTTGATGACTTGGGCACTACAATATGTAGAAAGTGGATTCGCTTCTGTGGTTTCTGCTAGTGGACCAATCTTTATTGCGCTCTTTAGCCATTTTATGATTCGGCCACTGCCCTGGTCACCCAAGTTAATAGGGGGAATGGCTTTAGGCATGCTAGGAATTCTAGGTGTTTTCTCTAATTACCTCGATAGCTTTGATCAAAGTCCCAATTTTTCCTTAGGCTTACTCATTATGTTTGGAGCTACTTTGTTTTGGTCTTTGGGCTCTGTCTTTGCCGCTAAATGGAAGCCAGATACTTCTTTATTGATGGGCGCTGGCTTGCAAATGTTTTCTGGAGGTCTTTTTACAGCCATTATTTGCTCTTTCTTTAGTTGGGACCAACTCGTTTTTGGCGAGTTGAGTATGCAGTTTTGGGGATCGATTTTATATCTAGTGGTTTTTGGCTCTTTTATCGCCTATTCCGCCTATATATATGTAATGGAGCATTTACCTCCTACTCAAGCGGCTTTGAGTGCTTATATCAATCCTATTGTTGCTGTGATTGCTGGAGCTCTTGTTTTAGGCGAGCGCCTGACCTGGCTTACCCTAATCGGAATGTTATTGACCATTTTAGGCGTCTATTTGGTGAATCAATGCTTTAAAACAGCCAATAAGAAGATGACAGCAGCTGCTGAAGAAGTTTTGGAATTAGATAAGGAGGTTGTTTAG
- a CDS encoding FeoA family protein has translation MTQNSSERRLWEAKAGEQLTFLRSDSPLLSLKLMEMGLFPAAKFRLLKRAPLAGPLLLELADNLQQLAIGPAEAKEIWIQ, from the coding sequence ATGACTCAGAATTCTTCAGAACGCCGACTATGGGAAGCCAAAGCCGGAGAACAACTGACCTTTCTCCGCAGCGACTCCCCTTTGCTCAGCCTAAAACTTATGGAGATGGGCCTCTTTCCCGCCGCTAAATTTCGCCTCCTCAAAAGAGCCCCTCTAGCTGGTCCCCTACTCCTCGAACTAGCCGATAATTTGCAACAATTGGCCATTGGGCCAGCAGAAGCCAAAGAAATATGGATACAGTAG